Genomic DNA from Perognathus longimembris pacificus isolate PPM17 chromosome 6, ASM2315922v1, whole genome shotgun sequence:
GATTTTGCTGCATAAAGTTTATGATATGAATTGAATCAAACAGAGGCTTCTATGCGTTGTATTTTGCTATGATTATGGTCACAGATACTATAAATTGAAATGCAGAATTACTTCCCCAGTAAAAATGGGACTAAAACCACAGAATATATTAGACCATTGCCATTAATCCTAAACTACAGTCACCAGTTCTAACTCCACCCAGTTAAATATCTGCAAAGAAATATTTACATTCATTCCCTTTAGGAATTCTTTCCCAATTCATTCCCCTATTCATACCCCTGGACTTCATCCTTACTATTAAGTTGAAACTTATGACCAATATAATAACTTATGACCCCTGATTTCTCATGCCAAGGACAATGAAGATATTTGATTCTTTACCTGCACAAACTGCCAAATAGACAAAGATCATTTCTTTGTTCATAACATACCTTCTCTTAAATGCATCTTCTTTAAGacaataatatatgtgtatatgtgtgtgctctCTCCTCAAGAGATTAGAAGTCAGTGTGCATTCTTGGCATCTATACTGAAGTTAGAGGCTCACTTTCAAAGACTAAATAATGCAAAGGGAAAAATAGTACTAACAACAACTCTGAAAAACGCTATCATAACCAACTGATGTAAATGCCATTCCTTTCTGTTCAATTTGAATCTGTTTGTTCTCTTGGAAAACAATCGACTGAAATGTATTTCATAAAGCATAACTTTCTTTTCCAGTGTGACTACCTAAACAATGGCTCCTAgggataaataaaatttaatctcAGCAACACATCAACCATCTCTCAGCAGTGTTTGGAAATGACAGTCATTCTCTTATAGCCATACAACATTATAATGTCCTATAAAATACATTGTCACAACATTTAAGGTCTTGATCCCCATAGGGAAGTTATTCCCATTTAGTGCTTAGTTCAAGTAATAATCTATATCTGAGGTCAGTGGGAATGGACTACACAACCATCCTAGACAACTTACTTATTTATGACATGAGGAAGTTTTGCATTTGATCATATTTTTAGTTTCTAAAATAATAGGTTAGTGACCAAAACACAAAGATAGAAAAATGTTAACTTATGCAACAGAACTACATCATATGATGGTACCTAAAATATATTTCAGCCCAAACTCTCATCCTGCATATTTAATGCATTTGATTTATGGAAAGGGAAGACACTTTATAAGCCAATTAGCCACATGAATATTATTTTtggaaattttcttattttcacttCCACTAGAAATGTTCATCCTCAAGGAAATCATGCCCCCCCCATTCAGCTCAGTTTCTAGGAAGCGCATACAGTGGaaggagtaaagaaaaaaaaatgatttgtctCATGATAATATCACCAGCTAAAGGTCAACCTCAATTTCTGTAGCTTAGAATTTCCTTGGTGTGGTCTTAGGGGATTCCTCTGTAGAAATGACTGATCGTATTACCTATGACGGTTGTCTGAGAGTGGAATAAACTtttagataggcagacagacagaaagacagacaggtagTGTGTGTAATAAAAATAGGACAGCACTCTACCCCCACCCCAGAGAGACAAGACCTAACATCAAGCTGGGCCTCCAACAGAAATCTAAAGCCAGGGCGCAGCAGCAGCCTTCTCTGTCACATGGAGTCCACAGGCCATGGTGGGCGCAGTATTTCACCTGTCCCCTCGGTCTGGCGGGGCAGGCAGGTTTGCACACAGATCCCATCTGAGGCGCAGGGGTGGGGAGCGTGGGGTTTCCGGGGCTCGCACGTATAACCTGTGAGGCTGCTTTTGtatttaagggggggggggacgagaATCCCGCGGAGAGGTTCAGGCTTGAGGCCCACCTTCACCTCGAAGGGAgcgtcctccctctccccctcgctccctctccctccttccccgctCTCCGGATCACTTCCTGGCGGTTTGAACCGGTTGCCAATCACCGCGCAGCAAGTCCGGAGTGACGGGGCCGCGGACCAATCAGAGCGCGCGGTTtcctcccgccccaccccacccccccactccggGGTCACAATGGCTGCCACGTGGGCGGGCCTAACagcggaaggggcggggccagcgcTCAGGCGTTAGCCATTTCTCTCCACTCCccgctgccctcctcctccccctcctcctcctccccctcctcctcctcccgaagcacccccgaggcccctgcgccctccctccctccctccctcccgcggcCGGCATGTCGCTGTCGCAGAAGCTGACGCTGGACCAGCTGGACGTGAAGGGGAAGCGGGTGCTGATGCGGGTGGACTTCAACGTGCCCATGAAGAACGGCCAGATCACCAACGCGCAGCGCATCCGCGCCGCGCTGCCCAGCATCCAGCACTGCCTGGATAAGGGCGCCCAGGCCGTGGTGCTCATGAGCCACCTGGGCCGCCCCGACGGCCTGCCCATGCCGGACAAGTACTCGCTGCAGCCCGTGGCGGCCGAGCTCAAGGCCCTGCTGGGCCGGGACGTGGTGTTCCTCCGCGACTGCGTCGGGGCCGAGGTGGAGCAGGCGTGCGCCAGCCCCGCGCCGGGCACGGTGCTCCTGCTGGAGAACCTGCGCTTCCACGTGGAGGAGGAGGGCAAGGGCCAGGACGCGGGCGGCGGCAAGGTCAAGGCCGACCCGGAGCGGGTCAAGGCCTTCCGCGCCTCGCTCTCCAAGCTGGGCGACGTGTACGTGAACGACGCGTTCGGCACGGCGCACCGGGCGCACAGCTCCATGGTGGGCGTGGAGCTGCCCCAGCGCGCCGCCGGCTTCCTCATGAAGAAGGAGCTCGAGTACTTCGCCAAGGCGCTCGAGAAGCCCGAGCGGCCCTTCCTGGCCATCCTGGGCGGGGCCAAGGTGGCCGACAAGATCCAGCTCATCCAGAACATGCTGGACAAGGTCAACCACATGATCGTGGGCGGCGGCATGGCCTACACCTTCCTGAAGGTGCTGCGGAACATGGAGATCGGCGCCTCCCTGTTCGACGAGGAGGGCGCCAAGATCGTGAAGGACATCATGGCCAAGGCGGACAAGAACGGGGTGACGATCACCTTCCCCGTGGACTTCGTCACGGGCGACAAGTTCGAAGAGGGCGCCAAGGTGGGCCAGGCCACGGTGGAATCGGGCATCCCCGCCGGCTGGATGGGCCTGGACTGCGGCCCCGAGAGCATCAAGAAGAACGCCGAAGTGGTGGCCCAGGCCAAGATGATCCTGTGGAACGGACCCGTGGGGGTGTTCGAGTGGGACGCCTTCGCCAAGGGCACCAAGGCGCTCATGGATGAGATCGTGAAGGCCACGTCCCGGGGCTGCGTCACCATCATCGGCGGTGGGGACACGGCCACGTGCTGCGCCAAGTGGAACACGGAAGATAAAGTCAGCCACGTGAGCACCGGAGGCGGGGCCAGCCTGGAGCTCCTGGAAGGGAAGGTCCTCCCCGGCGTGGACGCCCTGAACCGTGTGTAATCAATCGTGGGCacgcctcccccttctcctcacGCGCAGCCCTTAGACTCAGTACCTTCCTTTTCAGCCCTCTATCCATGTCAGCAGCGGGCCTGGCGGACACCCTCACGCCCTTACAGAAATTCAAGTTGCGCTTGCCGTGTCACAGGTTTGCCTACCATCCTGGAGGTCTCATTTGAACTTCACCATCGTGCTTCATAGGGAGGAGCCATTCCTAATGCCCATTAAAGTAGTCGTTTGAATAAGTGGAATCGGTGGttgtatttttatatgtgttGGTTCCCTTTCTGAAAACAGGGAAAAAATGCGTAAgttattggccaaaaaaaaaaaaacgggtaTAGTTTCACCAACTTCAATAGAAAGCCCACTGTGGTTTCAGCACAGTCAAGGTAAGGTCCTTCAGAGTGGAATATTTTTTTAACAAGACAAATAGTCTAAGAAAATATCACCTGTCATTTCCAAGTCCTTATATAACAAGTCTAATGTACCCTTGTTAGGTAATTGAtgagaaagataaaaatgaatttcttccCTTGAGAAAAACTAGTCATTTTTTGGTGTGGTTGCCGTTGAATTCTCTCCCTGATTTCTTTGACTCAGTTGGAAGAAGGGGTAGGGTCCTGTTTCTATGCCAGTCACCTGGGAAATTCAGAATATATGTGCATTCCTATCGCCCGCTGGTGACTCCCTAGGCTCCAGTGCCTTCAACCAAACAGGGCAAGAAGACATTCTTGTACAAAGCACCAAATCCTTGTCCCAAGGGATTGTCAGCTTCCCACAGGGAAAAGCTAGGCTGAGTTCTGGTGCTGGATGCTGGTGAGAACGTAAACACTctcacagtgcctggctttgacaCACCTGTCTGCAGAATGAGTGTCTgcttatcatacacacacacacatatatagaatcaCATATACTAATGTACAAAGTATAATAACTTGTCAGTCTGGAAGGATGATGTTGACTGCTTGTTTAGATTTTACATTATCAATAGAACAAAATAGGAAAGTTTTAAGTTAAAAAAGTAGGATCTGTCTGCGTTTATAGATTAAAATGAGGTTTTGTCAATTTAAGGGCACATTATTAAGAAGGAACTGTTAGTCGCCTTGAGAATGAGTCAGCCTCTCCTTAGAAATCACGAGAACCAAGAAAGCAAAAAGTGATGTGAAatactttttctttaatatttaggggaaaaaaatgtcgCAGTGGGTCAGAGCAGGGAGTAAGGAAAAGTTGGAACTGGTTATGGGAACTCTGGATCCAGTAGGGTACTGCTCAACCCCTTTTGTTCCAAGAGCCAAATTTCCCTCCTCGTCTTTTTTAGTTGGCATCTGTCAGTTGTACAAGGGGGATTTGTGTGTGATAAGCCCATTTACACGTACAGATTCTCCACCTCACCCACCCACTTCTCCCCTTTCCAACGCCAATCTGGACCAATCTGCGCCCTGGTTCCGTGTCTTTTCCGGTAGCCCCTCTGCTTGCCCTTCCTGTGAGTTATTCCAAGGGGCCTCGCCGCGATCGCACACCTACATCCTCTCCCTCGGAGCTCAGCCACCACAGCGAAGACGGACCTGCCCGCAGGAAATCATCATCTCACCGTGTTTTTAAGAATTGTGTTGTTAAGAGATAAAATCCCCTGGTGCACATGCGTTTAATGCTCAGGAACCAAGTCGGTGCGCACAGCTTTGCACACGCGGAGAACACAGCAGGAATAAGACCCGTCGTCGTGCTTTTGGAGATTGGGAATGGACGGATGGATTCCTCCAATGGGCCGTGCGGGCATCCTGATCTCAAAGGCAGCGTCCTCTTATCCACCCCCAcctcgcccccaccccccggcgggTCCTTGGGACTCCATAGAGATGCCTCCGTGGACAGTGGTTCCTGCGATTTCATCCAGAAGCACGCGTCTGTACCGTGGCCTGGGCAAAAGCGTCTCCCACGCTCAGGTGAGCGAGTGGCCATTCCCCCGGGGGGCAGGGCTGGCCCTCTGGGCACCCGGGGAGCCAACAGCCAACGGTAACGGTGAAGGCACAAGGCGCGCGCGTGACGGTGCCCACGGGGCCGCCGCGGGGGTTATTCCACCTGCCCACCGACCCGGGGGCCAGGGCAGCTCGCCTCTGGCTCAGGCCCCAAGCACCGGCCTCTGCGCTCTGGAGTCGGGGTAACCGCTCACAGCAGGCTGGGAGACCCGTCTGGGTGGTGGGGGTGAAGGCTGGGTTAGAAAGCGGGGTGTGGAGGTTTCCACGGGTTCGGGGACACTGGTAGTTCAACTTTGTTGCTTAGGAGTGCTTGTCTATGTCCAAGATTGTAGTCCAAATGGCAGGTCCAAATGGCAGGCCTAAATACATAAATAGTATCAGAAGGAAAACACTAGAGTACAGGTAGAAAATGCTAACGGTATCCTCCACATCTTCATTTCACGAACTCTGCCGTCCCTTTCCCACAGGATGATGGGAGAGTCCACCATGCTGCCCCTCCGGACCCCCAGGGGAACCATGTCATCTTAAAACACCTGCAAGAGAGGGCACAGCACGTTCCCACCCGTAAGTACCAAGAAAAACATCCCCAACTCTTTCCTTAGGCTTGAATGCAGGGGATGTGTAAAATAGTGTTCCCTGAATACACTGGAGCCATTGCTTTCCTGAACCGCAACAAGACATTTAGGGGTTAGATAACAAAGGTATGGGAGGGGAAAGTGGCAAACAGGCCAAGACCTGTGGTCCACCGAACTATGGAATTGTGGGTAATTCAGTGCAACCAAGTTGAGCGATTAGGGCATGCACAACCCTCCTGTAGGTGCTTTTCAATGAGCCAGTGAGGACCAAGAGAACCATCCCCCATACAAATACAGCATTTTCCCTAGAGTTAGCCAGAGCCTTGAACGTTTGATTGCTGATTAGACTATGCTCTAGAATATAGCTCACTAGTTGAACATTGATGaaaacccctgagttcaaacacaagttCCCCCGCCCCCAAATGAAGGAAAAAACCAATATGGGaaccaaataaaatatataccagATGAAAGACAATGAAACTACAGGCTACTGATATGAAAAATACTATTTCCGAAGAGTATTAAGTGGCAGGTATTTGTGCAGTCAGAAGTACGGCTTAAAATATATGATCTTCTTACCCTCTGTCTCCTCGAATTTCTCCTTCTTACAGAGAAAGCAGATATTCCATCCTGCTCTCAGAACTAACAGTAAGTGGTTATACAGTCTCATGTGAATAGTTTATCATACCAATCATTTTAATGTTACAAAGAGTAAAATGAGATATTCAGTGAGCTTATCTGCAGTTTAACATGGATACATTTTTACTGAGAAAGATAACAATAGTTTTTAAAGTTAAAGTAAATTATAGTGCTGTTGTGCAAAGAATCATTAATTTACACTTAATAATTTTGTATTCATCTTGTAATTACATAATATTACTTCTCATTTGCCTGAATTTATAATGATAATAACTACCTTTAGAGAAACTGAAAAAGTATGGCTCTTtctatatgttttattttcccacatcattgatttttttcccctgctgttAATAGATAAGGTTATGTCCTAATGTAGATCTAGTCTTTCCTGAGGTCAGAATAAAGAACAAAGTGAGATCAAGTGATCTCTACTATGCAACAATGACCTTTTCTTCTCCCAGTTGAGTCTATGTCTCTTTCAAAGTGCATCAACTTTGAAGTCACAACTCAGAAAAGCCTAATTTCCAACACCTCTTCAAAACTTGGCAGTAGCCCAGGTGAACAAACCCAAACAATAGAATCCTTGCCTGCAAAATACAAGCAAACTTACTAAGGTATGAGAGTAATAtggcacttttttaaaaaaccagaaTTATGTGAATGTTcattcctttccctttcattcCTTTCCCACATCATTAGAATCAGGAGGCTATAAGGAATAAGGATTAATAGTTAATAATGTAGTTGAAAATCAGGGAAGCTCACGAAGTACACAGACAAgtggttgggatttttttttcctccaaagatTAGAGGGTGCCAAACATGCTCAATGTGGAAAATCTTTTCAGAGCTGTCCAACGGTTTTGTAGGACAGCAGGCTACCCAGAGAGCAGAAGAGACAACTCACCCACCAATGCGTTATTTACTGAGGAAAGATTCTACGGCAGATGATAGAAAGATGAGCTTCCTAAACTGAATGTTCTTGTCAATTCATCTGAAGATTCCAAAGCTTCTGTAATTGAGTAATGTCAATAGGCACAGTGAGATACTGAATAGCTTTGTAAAATACCAAAAATATTACAAACGACCTTGATATTGTGGACCATCAAGGACTGAACAAACTGGAATCAGTTAGGATTTCAGTTTGTATCTTGTAGTTGACATAAAACAAGCATAAGTAAAAAATATTCCTTCTAATCACTGAGGTGGTGGTACGTTTCTTCCTGGGTATCTTACAACagtaatttttgttgtttgtagggcttgaactatgggccttggtgctgtccctgagctcttcagcccagggctagtgctctactattttgagtcaCCACTTCCTCTAGGAGCAAGCTTGATTCCAGTAGAGTGCAAATTAAGGAGCCATGGTTTTACTTTCGATAGAGAACAGCAAATCAAGTGATGGCACCCACTGAAACAAACTTTTCCCCCAAACCGAGGTGCAGGACAAAAGCCAGCACCGACCTTAAGGAATCTTGCTTAAACCTCATTTCACTTCTGCTGCGGAAATGGTAACAGAACAGTGCAGGAAACAGAAGGTGTAATTAACTGTACCCAACCACATTCATCACCTTCCTCATTTTACTTCTTGTTGCTCCTATTAAAGGCAAGGTTGGCACAGCACAGCCCCAACTGCCCAGTGCCATAAGTCTCACTACACTGTGGTGAACCTGGCGCCAGCGTGTCCCTTAGGGATAATTTAGACCAAGACATGGTCTTCCTGCTCTCCATCTCATGTTGTGCTCATGTGAGCCCTTTGTCTGCTTTGCCTCAGTTTCCAGCCATGGCTGCTCTCCCTCTGGTGATGTTTCTCATTACCATGCTGCTCCCAGCATTACCCATACAGGCCAAGGTAAGGTTACACGGGAAGATCCTTCCAGGGCTGTGTGACGCCTTCATGGGGTGGAGAGCCTGCatgggggccaggggaggggggaagaggtggTTGCTGGTGGAGGGCCCTGAGCCCAGTGACTGAGGGAAGAAGGGAACTGCTGCCCCTTGTGGCAGCCAGCAGCCCTGCATGGCTACAGAGCTCCTGAAAAGACAAGATACTCAGTGACTGAGAGCAAAATCCCactctacaactacttaaaaatagagGTATTATCATCgccattattatctttaagtagtggcaCAAGCtggtttatgagtataatgcatctggaTCATTGTaaccccttccattattctcccccatccGCCTAACCCCATCCACACCCTTAGGTGCCATGGTTCACATACGGATGTAGACTATGTATTGACCTACCCTTCCTCTCACCATTCTTCTGGATTTCTCCCTGTAGCCCCCCTCCTTCCACAGACAAAATGTGTTTCCAGTGCCCGGCATTCGTTTTGTTGAACTGTTGTTTGGTCCTTCGGAGGATCAGCACCACTGGAATCCTGATGGTTCCACACTGTGACGGAACCAGATAATATTCCTTCGGATAATGTAATGGTTGTGTGAACAATCCTCGTAGCTACTACAAAATTTTAAGgcgattttttttcctcttgaatcTTCTTATTGACAGTTGTTTGTCATTTCCAACAATAtgtatttttcccccaaaataacatcttcttttcctttaggaCCCAGCTTTTACTAATTTGTTAACCACTCAGACTCAAGTGCAAAGGGAAATCGTAAACAAACACAATGACTTGAGGAAATCGGTCTCACCCCCGGCCAGCAACATGCTGAAGATGGTAGGAGCCAGGCCTGTGGATTGGCTGGGCCAGTAGTGGGCGGAGCAGGAACTTGGTGCTTTACCATGGTTCTGTCTCTGAAATACGATTTGAAGTCTTCTATGGAGAGAACTGTATTTCCTTTCAAAGAAATGGCTCAATACCATATTCAAGTTACATtgtatgttatattttattaaactGGGAAGGTAGAATTAGGAGTCAATCATTGGGCATCCAGTGCAAAGCCATTCCACTTTTTCATTCTGAATTTGAAATCTAGATACTAACCTCTTTCCTTCAGGATTAGTGTCATTATTAGAGGAAAAACTATTTTCCAGGGCATACCTGTAAAAAGTTGTCAGCCTAGTAAAGTCTGTGCTCCCACATGAACGAAATAGGCTTCAGGTATGGTTGGAATAATCCAGAGCAGTTtaccatgaaaaaaaatacaatatttcaCATATTCATCAATGTTTAGAGTGGCACCATTGCTTAAAAGTTAGGTATAGCTTCATTAATAGTCAGAAATTTGATGTGTGACAGCTTAGATATGATCCCTGCAGCCTTCTCCTCATGTGGAAACCAGCACTAGTGCACGGCGCGAACAACAACACTAgcaaaaaatgcattttattggtGCATGTTAGTTGTATAGAGTAAGGAGTTTGAATATGACAttgtctagtgctttaccactttgagccacagcgccacttcaggtttccacgtggttcattggagataagagagtgtcacagactttcctgcctgggctggctttgaactgcaatcctccaatctcagcctcctgagtagccagaatcacaggcgtgagccaccagagccagcttCATAAcaacattttcacacatgtacacatgtgctTAGACCGTAGTCACCCCCTACTGATCCTTGCACCCCCTCACCTGCTTCCGTTCCCTACCCCCACCCACCTTCCTAGTAGTCACCCTTTTGAAAAACTGCATTTTAATAGCTAAGAAAGTTAGAAACTAGTTGCATAGAAGTTGTAAGACAACGCTAATGAGCCTATCAGTTAGAGTACAGGTTTCATTATGGTCAAATCATGAAGTATAATATGTTTTCTTTCACATCTAGCAATGGAGCTTAGAAGCAACTGGAAATGCACAGAAGTGGGCAAATAAGTGTACTTTAGAGCACAGCCAATGCAGGAGGATCGAAAAACCAGTATGTAAATCAGCAAATGCTTGTTGAGTCAATTGCAATAATAGGCTTTGTTGAGGTATTATGTGAAGAAACCACCTCATGCATCAAGGATAATTATGCTTCTCTCTCTTGAAAGTCATTTGACCATTAGGTCTATATGCACACAGACAGCTAATCATGGTAAGAACAAGTTTATCTTTGTCATTTCCACTATGCAAATAACTTGGATGCAATTATTCATCTGTTCCTCTCTGCCAGCTCATGAGCAAAGCCGATCACACATGATatgctttataattttttaaattaaaaaatcaagattTGGGTAATTAAAAGTCATTTGCTCAAGAATATACAGCACTTGTGCTGTCTAGGATTTCCTTGTTTCTAACCCACCACTCTTTCTTGATATGGCATAGCTGCTGTTTCAAAATCAGTTTTGGTATTCAACAAAACATACTGCATTAGCTCTGATCATATGAAAATaatcttatcaaaatgaactaaaaataCTGAATTATGCTTCATATTTTTGAGCTTGGCTCTAAAAATAACATCCTAAAATATCAAAAATGATCATAGCAAAAATGTATAGTATATACACATAATTCATTTGCACAGTTAATGTATAAAAGACTCCATGTAATGCTGGAGGAATACTCTAAAAATAgaaatgatcttttaaaaaatgatggatCAAGAACTTTGATGCATGAACTTAACACAAAATACATCATCAAAAAATTTTATAAGTATATATGGGCAAGCACCACAGGAAGTTAGATCATCGTTGCTGTGTACCTCAGTAATGCTGGTGAGACAATGAGAAGAGAATTACCAAGAGAGGTGACCCCATGCATGGGAAGTCCGAAGAAGGCTCTCAAGATCCAAGTGTAGTCAGCTATCTCTTCTAAAGGAAACAACAGCAATTAGGCAGCACAGTAAAGCCAGCATTTCCTTTTACTGAA
This window encodes:
- the Pgk2 gene encoding phosphoglycerate kinase 2 gives rise to the protein MSLSQKLTLDQLDVKGKRVLMRVDFNVPMKNGQITNAQRIRAALPSIQHCLDKGAQAVVLMSHLGRPDGLPMPDKYSLQPVAAELKALLGRDVVFLRDCVGAEVEQACASPAPGTVLLLENLRFHVEEEGKGQDAGGGKVKADPERVKAFRASLSKLGDVYVNDAFGTAHRAHSSMVGVELPQRAAGFLMKKELEYFAKALEKPERPFLAILGGAKVADKIQLIQNMLDKVNHMIVGGGMAYTFLKVLRNMEIGASLFDEEGAKIVKDIMAKADKNGVTITFPVDFVTGDKFEEGAKVGQATVESGIPAGWMGLDCGPESIKKNAEVVAQAKMILWNGPVGVFEWDAFAKGTKALMDEIVKATSRGCVTIIGGGDTATCCAKWNTEDKVSHVSTGGGASLELLEGKVLPGVDALNRV